In Cryptococcus neoformans var. neoformans JEC21 chromosome 5 sequence, one genomic interval encodes:
- a CDS encoding expressed protein, with translation MPGDINSPSPPSTPLSPTAYKIALNRISPGERLIYYLYLPFLFLTLFLLAVLATLPYLFFKRARPRLLPDSKPDPKHPQSKYEWYGPEKDYPPGLALAPLGQGPGVKWRIWEMYGYFREFWHMTTRQGLQVGGVGSGVVMLIFQVEMMWHDYSAGNITGYQDSSSGGEGNSSNELREDSTCAYATGTGIANWGSRLEPLAWYGCYHGFICIICICLIGDELLNVRFGCFAPQWYRSGIGYTIMFLAAATLSTSPNWGVTSLIQLRYVIITVIFLFGTYNLFRTFACALGMATSGFRHTDYRVGRKPLRPWTESEWIDPYYRQNFIPHKYDRYFITERWQFAVGDWSFPLERRPREDVERQMDELDGLNPFMMDGRIQKVWQRSPEEIRRMHGKIGRTVIHGGPKKMPPHMTNDLKQRERIHIGIIDPRNPPTEEEEEEMVKALNEDKGYFGIANWKPRTKSFGWWWFDMRRVWAIVCGLALMGVRIGLCVFDLDYSNLASYRNQYDQAKIAWQATDNGGPDASKCQYYQGSSVPIFVITGEDSYSGVTANMIWLGVWHTFLIGMCAAVIFVSMSNNMWWGMHWPFPPMTLIGPRMSSMSIGITLGFVAFATLQQGFFFSNDSVILVTRIICYASVIGFILFLYPNEPLRTSYTRDPFWPWLSRVAFRFMDRKKWHYSMKDFDDAQG, from the exons ATGCCAGGTGACATAAATAGCCCATCCCCTCCCTCTactcctctctctcccaccGCCTATAAAATCGCTCTTAACCGCATCTCCCCAGGCGAGCGCCTGATCTATTACCTCTACCTTCCTTTCCTAttcctcaccctcttccttcttgctgTCCTCGCTACTCTTCCatacctcttcttcaaacgcGCCAGACCACGACTCTTACCCGATTCGAAACCCGACCCCAAACACCCCCAGAGCAAATACGAGTGGTATGGCCCGGAGAAGGACTATCCGCCTGGGTTGGCGTTGGCGCCGTTGGGACAGGGACCAGGGGTGAAgtggaggatatgggaGATGTACGGGTATTTTAGAGAGTTTTGGCATATGACGACAAGGCAGGGATTGCAAGTTGGGGGAGTGGGAAGTGGGGTAGTGATGTTAATTTTTcaggtggagatgatgtGGCATGATTATTCTGCAGGTAAT ATTACTGGCTATCAAGACTCTTCGAgcggtggagaaggaaattcAAGCAATGAACTTAGAGAAGATAGTACGTGTGCGTATGCGACGGGGACGGGGATAGCCAATTGGGGTAGCAGACTTGAACCCTTGG CTTGGTATGGATGTTATCATGGATTCATCT GTATAATCTGCATCTGCCTCATCGGTGATGAACTCCTGAACGTCCGGTTTGGGTGTTTTGCGCCGCAGTGGTATAGAAGTGGGATTGGATATACGATAATGTT TTTGGCAGCTGCTACACTTTCGACAAGTCCGAACTGGGGAGTTACTTC ACTGATCCAGCTCCGCTacgtcatcatcactgTAATTTTCCTCTTTGGGACATACAACCTCTTTCGCACATTTGCCTGCGCCCTTGGCATGGCGACCTCTGGTTTTCGCCACACCGATTATCGTGTAGGCCGTAAACCACTTCGTCCATGGACAGAATCCGAATGGATCGATCCCTATTACCGCCAAAACTTCATCCCCCACAAATATGATAGGTACTTTATCACCGAGCGGTGGCAGTTTGCAGTAGGGGATTGGAGCTTTCCATTGGAGAGGAGACCGAGAGAGGATGTGGAGCGGCAGATGGACGAGTTGGATGGATTGAATCCGTTCAtgatggatgggaggaTACAGAAGGTTTGGCAGAGAAGTCCGGAGGAGATTAGGAGGATGCATGGGAAGATTGGACGGAC TGTCATCCACGGAGGTCCCAAGAAGATGCCACCCCACATGACAAACGATCTCAAACAACGTGAGCGGATCCACATCGGTATCATCGACCCCCGCAACCCTccaacagaagaagaggaagaggagatggtcAAAGCGTTAAATGAGGATAAGGGGTACTTTGGAATTGCGAATTGGAAACCGAGAACAAAGAGTtttgggtggtggtggtttGATATGAGGAGAGTATGGGCAATTGTTTGCGGGCTTGCATTGATGGGAGTGAGGATTGGGTTATGTGTTTT TGATCTCGACTATTCGAACCTAGCGTCGTACAGAAACCAATACGACCAGGCCAAAATAGCTTGGCAAGCGACCGATAATGGCGGGCCGGATGCTTCGAAATGCCAATACTACCAAGGAAGTAGTGTGCCGATCTTTGTCATTACCGGTGAGGACTCGTATTCTGGTG TTACCGCCAA TATGATTTGGCTAGGCGTTTGGCACACCTTCCTGATCGGCATGTGCGCAGCGGTCATTTTCGTATCGATGTCGAATAATATGTGGTGGGGAATGCACTGGCCGTTCCCTCCAATGACGCTTATTGGACCAAGGATGAGTTCAATGAGTATCGGGATTACGCTTGGGTT CGTGGCTTTTGCGACGTTGCAGCAaggtttcttcttcagtaaCGA CTCGGTAATCCTTGTCACTCGGATAATTTGCTATGCTTCTGTCATAGGATTCATTCTGTTTTTGTACCCC AATGAGCCCCTAAGGACGAGCTACACCCGTGATCCATTTTGGCCTTGGCTTTCTCGCGTTGCTTTCAGGTTCATGGATAGAAAGAAGTGGCATTACTCGATGAAAGATTTCGATGATGCTCAAGGATAA